AAAGTTCTTTTCCGCCTGAACCGTCAGCACCCAATTCAAATGAAAGAATGCCTTTCCCTTCAGATACCGGGCCAACAACAGCCGCTCCGGCCCCGTCACCAAACAGGACACACGTATTCCGATCAGACCAGTCTGTAATCTTGGACAGTTTTTCTACACCTACAACCAAAATATTTTTATAGGCATTTGTTTCGATAAACTGTTTGGCCGTTGCCACGCCGTACATAAATCCTGAACAGGCAGCACTGATATCCATTGCAGCAACCTTTCCCGCACCAAGCCGCTCCTGCAGCATACATGACACAGAAGGAAATGGTGTATCCGGTGTAACCGTTGCGACCAGTATCATATCGATATCTTCTGCCTTCATATTTGCTTCTTCCAATGCATTTTGGGCAGCGAAAAAAGCCATGTCGGATGTATCTGTATTATCGTCAGCGATTCTTCTTTCTTCAATTCCTGTTCTTGTTCGGATCCACTCATCACTTGTATCCACGATTTTTTCCAAATCCTTATTTGTAACCACGTTGGTTGGAACGTAATGTCCTGTGCCTAAAACCCCAACATTCATAAAGACATCCCCTTATATTCTAATATTAATATCAATTATTATGACTTGGTACTAATTTTAATGCATTCTAATTCCATATGCAAGAAAATCTCAATTTGATTCCCTCTCGTTAGGCAGTAATCCCGTTTCCTTATATTCTTCTACCGCATCTTCCACTTTATCCTGAAAATCCTCTGGTACTTCAGGACTGTACTTCCCCATTGAAATGACTTCATCCTGAAAATCATACGTTAATACACCACCGCGAAGTTCACCATCATTAAATTTCTCGGCAGTAAGTACATACAATTTTTCAACATGCTGTACAGTACTTGTCAACACAGTATTTTCGGCAATACTATTCTGATCGGAGACATAACCAATCGCATATATACCATCTTTCTTTGCCTGCTCAATAACCGGCTCACTATAGGTATCACCAGTTGGATACATAACATCGACGTTGGAATCCAGCATCTGCTCGTACATTTTTAATGCTATATTTTCTCCACTCCAACTGTTCACATATTTAAACTGTACTTCTGCTTCCGGATTTTGATACTTTACCCCTTCAT
The genomic region above belongs to Virgibacillus doumboii and contains:
- a CDS encoding beta-ketoacyl-ACP synthase III; this translates as MNVGVLGTGHYVPTNVVTNKDLEKIVDTSDEWIRTRTGIEERRIADDNTDTSDMAFFAAQNALEEANMKAEDIDMILVATVTPDTPFPSVSCMLQERLGAGKVAAMDISAACSGFMYGVATAKQFIETNAYKNILVVGVEKLSKITDWSDRNTCVLFGDGAGAAVVGPVSEGKGILSFELGADGSGGKELYQDEQDHLQMNGREVFKFAVRQMPESSVNVIEQLGYNKEDVDYLIPHQANIRIMEAARERLGISEDKMATSIKKYGNNSSASIPIALSEEVKNGKIKDNDLIVMVGFGGGLTWGAIALRWGR